From the Zonotrichia albicollis isolate bZonAlb1 chromosome Z, bZonAlb1.hap1, whole genome shotgun sequence genome, one window contains:
- the PELO gene encoding protein pelota homolog codes for MKLVRKDLEKDNAGQVTLIPEEPEDMWHTYNLLQVGDSLRASTIRKVQTESSTGSVGSNRIRTTLTLCVETIDFDSQACQLRVKGTNIQENEYVKMGAYHTIELEPNRQFTLAKKQWDSVVLERIEQACDPAWSADVAAVVMQEGLAHVCLVTPSMTLTRAKVEVNIPRKRKGNCSQHDRALERFYEQVVQAIQRHINFEVVKCVLVASPGFVREQFCDYMFQQAVKTDNKLLLENRSKFLQVHSSSGHKYALKEALCDPAVASRLSDTKAAGEVKALDDFYKMLQHEPDRAFYGLKHVEKANEAMAIDTLLISDELFRHQDVATRARYVKLVDSVRENMGTVRIFSSLHVSGEQLGQLTGVAAILRFPVAELSDQEDESSSEDD; via the exons ATGAAGCTGGTGAGGAAGGACCTGGAGAAGGATAATGCGGGGCAGGTGACGCTGATCCCCGAGGAGCCTGAGGATATGTGGCACACCTACaacctgctgcaggtgggtgACAGCCTGCGCGCCTCCACCATCCGCAAGGTTCAGACCGAGTCGTCCAcgggcagcgtgggcagcaaCCGCATCCGCACCACGCTCACCCTCTGCGTGGAGACTATCGACTTCGACTCACAGGCCTGCCAGCTGCGGGTCAAGGGCACGAACATCCAGGAGAACGAGTATGTGAAGATGGGCGCCTACCACACTATCGAGCTGGAGCCCAACCGCCAGTTCACGCTGGCCAAGAAGCAGTGGGACAGCGTGGTGCTGGAGCGCATCGAGCAGGCCTGCGACCCGGCCTGGAGCGCCGATGTGGCGGCTGTGGTCATGCAGGAGGGCTTGGCCCACGTCTGCCTGGTCACCCCGAGCATGACGCTGACTCGTGCCAAGGTGGAGGTGAACATCCCCCGCAAGCGGAAAGGGAACTGCAGTCAGCACGACCGGGCCCTAGAGAGGTTTTACGAGCAGGTGGTGCAAGCCATCCAGAGGCATATCAACTTTGAGGTGGTGAAGTGTGTACTGGTGGCTAGCCCAGGCTTCGTGCGGGAGCAGTTTTGTGACTACATGTTCCAGCAGGCAGTCAAGACTGACAACAAGCTTCTGCTGGAGAACAGGTCCAAGTTCCTACAG GTCCACTCTTCCTCGGGACATAAGTACGCACTGAAGGAAGCACTCTGCGACCCAGCTGTAGCTAGCCGTCTTTCTGACACTAAGGCAGCTGGTGAGGTCAAAGCCTTAGATGACTTCTATAAAATGCTGCAGCATGAGCCTGACCGAGCTTTTTATGGTCTGAAGCATGTGGAGAAGGCCAACGAAGCCATGGCCATTGACACCCTGCTGATCAGTGATGAGCTTTTTCGGCACCAGGATGTGGCTACCCGTGCCCGATATGTTAAGTTGGTAGATAGCGTGCGGGAGAACATGGGCACAGTACGCATTTTCTCCAGCCTCCACGtgtctggggagcagctgggccaGCTGACAGGGGTGGCAGCTATCCTGCGCTTTCCTGTGGCTGAGCTCTCTGACCAGGAAGATGAATCTAGCTCTGAAGACGATTGA